A section of the Coregonus clupeaformis isolate EN_2021a unplaced genomic scaffold, ASM2061545v1 scaf0080, whole genome shotgun sequence genome encodes:
- the aatkb gene encoding serine/threonine-protein kinase LMTK1 isoform X3 produces the protein MARKMLAVLLMVIMSSSFFVPGFTLSSHFNLDGAPLSGLSWPSSLVVVAVSLSGLFTFVFLMLACLCCKKGHIRFKEFENAEGEEYQADLSTLASPASQSGPDVYILPLTEVSLPMAKQPGRSVQLLKSTELGRHSLLYLKEIDDGWFGKVILGEVNAGLSTTQVVVKELKASASVQDQMHFLEEAQPYRALQHPALLQCLAQCTEVTPYLLVMEFCPLGDVKGYMRSCWAADTMTPEPLILQRMACEIASGLLHLHKHNFIHSDLALRNCLLTADVTVKIGDYGLSHNKYKDDYFVTSDQMYVPLRWIAPELIDEVHGNLLVVGQSKQSNVWSLGVTIWELFELGNQPYRHYSDRQVLTYAVREQQLRLAKPLLKIPLAERWYEVMQFCWLQPDQRPNAEEVHLLLSYLCAKGANEAEEDFERRWNSLRPNPNAGPSSSLHHGAGALAIDLPSSSFPLLEQFSGCDGYQCETGDDILTVTETSHGLNFEYKWEKAQAGAGAEQPYHRAASSSSGTLGAVNHHRQDLYYPPGPGGMVGGCGGVEMDGLTLGVPPAYYEPKMLHGPGVGVLPVLSAHSPSVSAEYYIRMEEPGVDYTMCSYSPDYQGSNGSFLTGSGSADSGECIMGMGACPSQAHSKPVDSYWSADIRKAGGGGAYDSDPDGSPAISLTMEPLLGQVSDSSPLRPWEAGHYVSYKDRDGGFYYEHSPPMGIGHHMGLGLGMDQHQHYLMGREHSPPEPHQESWGSRSLRQALGELENPLGISPSISTPPQGGGPPFGVGDPYLVTTQGPGSIIGGSSVTGGYYDMMGSLRKTMPTMRSHTHSVSITMASEEALFIGHRDSDSDEEEDIFSERQTINSSNTWPSNHCTNNNSLGLGRSRQAGCRQQQDAYVDFHYTMPTTDIEDSWPEEHNLTSRSSVSAAVKPIDYLEGTAASAKDSSCLSLGKHHTLVPSGDAYNTYIYLCHEREGEREVKPPPIERCHSHFVDPLTGLVVRNYSCDDYRDQIVEIPNNDEESVNLSPAPGGPSVSKSTLTHNTTTTITNFDHSEQYVDITMDDALSIDHKQEVVTEDKGVLTDPKPEDVTLTKTMAMATPLPSVNVPGLVCLFEPESELSHTLDSGLDRDHCSSISLVDISDCYTDDDDEDDDITDVTSGIFADEASAGDLNSSPSLARPLKSLQKQVGTPDSMDSMDLMPSAAGSTAEPFSPASSSSHPSSSSPKAMDSGYETENNESPEFVPKEPHNEPRDPETFTQPLGESVLDTSQDEEGGEEAEVAPPEDEDEPTLDEDVALAALQTTDKEKELAPLSEKNPYRDSAYFSDYENERLSRDEEDDKVGGDENVGVEEGEEEESLTEKRELSPLHIEDEEEGEETSALLLEESEDPEMGGCPTEECTHDEGLELGLELASHDEGLELGLELASNISGEVEEGSEGWPAQEEPSSLGDWAAEVVGAMEEALGELQRSSSTETNSVTKEEEERGRRDVEDSSEALESADVLEEASSEKSESIDKDVDDEENGHPARRRRSSSSSPPSIPPPPLPPMTPPPGRVSVTDGGEADEEDGDGDSDDSESDEEVRSYSVQEEHSGGEESGEENHAVPIVVSDCSDAHNLRSLLKMPTPLTSESLADDLLDRKKKVVSFFDDVTVYLFDQQSPTKELAEHGFPPGAETSGQSSEGKQPTSDDSSDGNISEESAGYEWEDDFPLLPLPTSSSKMAASSSASTPSTPSLPTTSKAPEPKPVVQYSRFTVSPSHVSRFSITHVSDSDMDSGPAGSSEDGDRE, from the exons GTTATCCTGGGGGAGGTGAATGCGGGTCTCAGCACCACCCAGGTGGTGGTTAAGGAGCTGAAGGCCAGTGCCAGTGTTCAGGACCAGATGCACTTCCTGGAGGAGGCCCAGCCATACCG TGCCCTCCAGCACCCAGCCCTCCTGCAGTGCCTGGCACAGTGCACTGAGGTCACCCCCTACCTGCTGGTCATGGAGTTCTGCCCTCTG GGTGATGTGAAAGGGTACATGCGGAGCTGTTGGGCTGCAGACACAATGACCCCTGAACCCCTGATCCTGCAGAGGATGGCCTGTGAGATCGCCTCAGGGCTCCTGCACCTGCACAAACACAACTTCATACACAG TGACCTGGCCTTGAGAAACTGCCTGCTGACAGCTGATGTCACAGTGAAGATTGGAGACTACGGCCTTTCACACAACAAGTACAAAGATGACTACTTTGTGACGTCAGACCAGATGTACGTGCCACTGCGTTGGATCGCTCCAGAACTCATAGATGAAGTTCATGGCAACCTACTGGTAGTAGGCCAGAGCAAACAGAGCAACGTCTG GTCTCTGGGCGTGACTATCTGGGAGTTGTTTGAGTTGGGAAACCAGCCGTACAGACactactctgacagacaggtccTGACCTACGCCGTGAGGGAACAGCAGCTCAGACTGGCCAAGCCCCTGCTCAAAATACCCCTGGCAGAGCGCTG GTATGAGGTGATGCAGTTCTGCTGGCTCCAACCAGATCAGAGGCCCAATGCAGAGGAGGTCCACCTGTTACTCAGCTACCTGTGTGCTAAGGGGGCCAACGAGGCCGAGGAGGACTTTGAGAGGCGCTGGAACTCCCTGCGTCCCAACCCCAACGCTGGCCCCAGCAGCAGCCTCCACCACGGGGCAGGAGCCCTGGCCATTG acctcccctcctcctccttccccctgctGGAGCAGTTCTCTGGATGCGATGGCTACCAATGCGAGACAGGAGATGATATACTGACCGTGACCGAGACCAGCCACGGCCTGAACTTCGAGTACAAGTGGGAGAAGGCTCAGGCGGGGGCCGGGGCGGAGCAGCCTTACCACCGTGCTGCCTCGTCCTCCAGCGGTACCCTGGGGGCCGTCAACCACCACCGCCAGGACCTGTACTACCCCCCTGGGCCAGGGGGCATGGTGGGGGGCTGTGGTGGGGTGGAGATGGACGGGCTCACTCTGGGGGTGCCCCCCGCCTACTACGAGCCCAAGATGCTGCATGGTCCTGGGGTTGGGGTGTTGCCGGTGCTCAGCGCCCACAGTCCTTCAGTGAGCGCTGAGTACTACATCCGCATGGAGGAGCCTGGTGTGGACTATACCATGTGCTCCTACAGCCCAGACTACCAGGGCAGCAATGGGAGCTTCCTGACCGGCAGTGGCAGTGCAGACTCAGGGGAGTGTATTATGGGAATGGGTGCATGTCCCTCCCAGGCCCACTCCAAGCCTGTAGACTCGTACTGGTCGGCAGATATCCGTAAAGCTGGGGGTGGTGGAGCGTATGATTCGGACCCAGACGGAAGCCCGGCCATCTCCCTGACCATGGAGCCCCTACTGGGGCAAGTCTCTGACTCCAGCCCCCTGAGACCCTGGGAGGCTGGTCACTACGTCTCCTACAAGGACCGGGACGGGGGGTTCTACTACGAACACTCACCCCCTATGGGCATAGGCCACCACATGGGCCTGGGTCTGGGGATGGACCAGCACCAGCACTATCTGATGGGGCGGGAACACTCTCCCCCCGAGCCCCACCAGGAGAGCTGGGGGTCCCGGAGCCTGCGTCAGGCCCTGGGGGAACTGGAGAACCCTCTGGGGATATCTCCCTCCATCAGTACCCCTCCCCAGGGTGGTGGTCCTCCTTTTGGGGTAGGGGACCCCTACCTGGTGACGACCCAGGGACCAGGCTCCATCATTGGGGGGAGTAGCGTCACTGGAGGTTACTATGACATGATGGGTTCTCTGAGGAAAACCATGCCGACCATGCGAAGCCACACCCACTCAGTCAGCATCACCATGGCGTCGGAAGAGGCCCTCTTCATTGGTCACCGTGACAGTGACTCGGACGAGGAAGAGGATATATTCTCAGAGAGGCAGACAATCAACAGTAGTAACACCTGGCCCTCTAACCACTGCACTAACAACAATAGTCTAGGCCTGGGCCGTAGTAGACAGGCTGGCTGTAGGCAACAACAGGATGCCTATGTAGACTTCCACTACACTATGCCCACTACCGACATAGAGGACTCGTGGCCTGAGGAGCACAACCTGACCTCCCGCTCCTCTGTCTCTGCTGCAGTTAAACCCATAGACTACCTGGAGGGTACGGCGGCTTCGGCTAAAGACAGCAGCTGTCTATCCCTGGGGAAGCATCATACCCTGGTACCCTCCGGCGACGCCTACAACACATACATCTATCTGTGCcacgagagggagggggagagggaggtgaagCCGCCACCAATCGAGCGCTGCCACTCTCATTTCGTCGACCCCCTCACAGGCCTAGTGGTGCGAAACTACAGCTGTGATGACTACAGAGATCAGATTGTAGAGATTCCCAACAACGACGAAGAGAGTGTGAATCTGTCTCCAGCACCAGGAGGGCCTAGTGTGTCTAAATCAACCCTgacacacaacacaaccacaaccataaCCAACTTTGACCACTCTGAGCAGTATGTTGACATCACTATGGACGATGCCCTTTCCATAGACCACAAGCAAGAGGTTGTCACAGAAGACAAAGGGGTTCTCACTGATCCTAAACCAGAGGACGTGACTCTGACTAAAACTATGGCTATGGCTACCCCACTTCCCTCAGTGAATGTGCCTGGCCTAGTCTGCCTGTTCGAGCCAGAGTCAGAGCTGAGCCATACATTAGACAGCGGCCTGGACAGAGACCACTGCTCCAGCATCAGTCTAGTGGACATCTCCGACTGCTATACCGACGACGATGATGAAGACGATGACATTACTGACGTGACCTCAGGGATCTTCGCTGACGAGGCGTCGGCCGGGGACCTtaactcctccccctccctggccCGTCCCCTCAAGTCCCTGCAGAAGCAGGTGGGAACACCCGATTCCATGGACTCCATGGACCTGATGCCTTCAGCGGCCGGCTCCACCGCAGAGCCATTCAGCCCTGCCTCTAGCTCCTCCCACCCATCTAGTTCCTCCCCCAAGGCAATGGACAGCGGGTACGAAACAGAGAACAACGAGAGCCCAGAGTTCGTCCCCAAGGAGCCCCACAACGAGCCCCGGGACCCAGAGACATTCACCCAGCCACTGGGGGAGTCTGTCCTGGACACCAGCCaggatgaggaggggggagaggaggccGAGGTGGCTCCACCGGAGGATGAGGATGAACCTACTCTGGATGAAGATGTGGCTCTAGCAGCCTTACAGACCACAGACAAAGAGAAGGAGCTGGCCCCCCTCAGTGAGAAGAACCCTTACAGGGACTCTGCCTACTTCTCTGACTATGAGAACGAGCGCCTATCCAGGGATGAGGAGGATGACAAAGTGGGGGGTGATGAAAATgtaggagtggaggagggagaagaggaggagagcttGACAGAGAAGAGGGAACTCAGCCCTCTTCAtatagaggatgaggaggagggagaggagacctCAGCTCTTCTTCTGGAGGAGAGTGAAGACCCAGAGATGGGGGGATGCCCGACAGAAGAGTGCACCCATGATGAAGGGCTGGAACTGGGGCTAGAGCTGGCTTCCCATGATGaagggctggagctggggctagAGTTGGcctctaatatctctggagaaGTAGAGGAAGGGTCAGAGGGATGGCCTGCCCAGGAGGAGCCCTCTTCTCTGGGAGACTGGGCAGCAGAGGTGGTGGGGGCTATGGAGGAAGCCCTGGGGGAACTCCAGAGGAGCAGCAGTACTGAAACAAATTCTGTTACcaaggaggaagaggaaagaggGCGAAGGGACGTGGAGGACTCATCTGAAGCCTTAGAATCAGCAGACGTCCTAGAAGAAGCATCTAGCGAAAAGTCAGAGAGCATCGACAAGGACGTTGATGACGAAGAGAACGGACATCCCGCACGACGTCGAcgctcctcctcgtcctcccctccctccattcctcctcctcctctccccccaatGACTCCCCCTCCGGGCCGGGTGTCGGTCACAGATGGGGGGGAGGCGGATGAGGAGGACGGAGATGGTGACTCGGATGACAGTGAGTCAGATGAGGAGGTGAGGAGTTACAGTGTTCAAGAGGAGCatagtggaggggaggagagcggGGAGGAGAACCATGCTGTACCCATCGTGGTCAGCGACTGTAGCGATGCTCATAACCTACGTAGTCTACTGAAGATGCCCACCCCGCTCACTTCCGAGTCGCTCGCTGATGACCTGCTGGATCGAAAGAAGAAGGTGGTGTCATTCTTTGATGATGTCACTGTCTACCTGTTTGACCAG CAGAGCCCGACTAAAGAGCTGGCTGAGCATGGTTTCCCTCCAGGGGCTGAGACCAGCGGACAGAGTTCAGAGGGCAAACAACCAACCTCTGATGACTCCTCAGACGGAAACATCTCAGAAGAGA gtgCAGGGTATGAGTGGGAGGATGACTTCCCCCTGTTGCCCCTCCCGACTTCCTCATCCAAGATGGCTGCCTCCTCCTCAGCCTCAACCCCTTCCACACCCAGCCTACCCACCACCTCCAAGGCCCCGGAGCCCAAACCAGTGGTGCAGTACTCCCGCTTCACCGTCTCCCCTAGCCATGTGTCTCGCTTCTCCATCACACACGTCTCCGACTCCGACATGGACTCTGGTCCAG cAGGGAGCAGTGAGGATGGggacagagagtag
- the aatkb gene encoding serine/threonine-protein kinase LMTK1 isoform X2, whose product MARKMLAVLLMVIMSSSFFVPGFTLSSHFNLDGAPLSGLSWPSSLVVVAVSLSGLFTFVFLMLACLCCKKGHIRFKEFENAEGEEYQADLSTLASPASQSGPDVYILPLTEVSLPMAKQPGRSVQLLKSTELGRHSLLYLKEIDDGWFGKVILGEVNAGLSTTQVVVKELKASASVQDQMHFLEEAQPYRALQHPALLQCLAQCTEVTPYLLVMEFCPLGDVKGYMRSCWAADTMTPEPLILQRMACEIASGLLHLHKHNFIHSDLALRNCLLTADVTVKIGDYGLSHNKYKDDYFVTSDQMYVPLRWIAPELIDEVHGNLLVVGQSKQSNVWSLGVTIWELFELGNQPYRHYSDRQVLTYAVREQQLRLAKPLLKIPLAERWYEVMQFCWLQPDQRPNAEEVHLLLSYLCAKGANEAEEDFERRWNSLRPNPNAGPSSSLHHGAGALAIDLPSSSFPLLEQFSGCDGYQCETGDDILTVTETSHGLNFEYKWEKAQAGAGAEQPYHRAASSSSGTLGAVNHHRQDLYYPPGPGGMVGGCGGVEMDGLTLGVPPAYYEPKMLHGPGVGVLPVLSAHSPSVSAEYYIRMEEPGVDYTMCSYSPDYQGSNGSFLTGSGSADSGECIMGMGACPSQAHSKPVDSYWSADIRKAGGGGAYDSDPDGSPAISLTMEPLLGQVSDSSPLRPWEAGHYVSYKDRDGGFYYEHSPPMGIGHHMGLGLGMDQHQHYLMGREHSPPEPHQESWGSRSLRQALGELENPLGISPSISTPPQGGGPPFGVGDPYLVTTQGPGSIIGGSSVTGGYYDMMGSLRKTMPTMRSHTHSVSITMASEEALFIGHRDSDSDEEEDIFSERQTINSSNTWPSNHCTNNNSLGLGRSRQAGCRQQQDAYVDFHYTMPTTDIEDSWPEEHNLTSRSSVSAAVKPIDYLEGTAASAKDSSCLSLGKHHTLVPSGDAYNTYIYLCHEREGEREVKPPPIERCHSHFVDPLTGLVVRNYSCDDYRDQIVEIPNNDEESVNLSPAPGGPSVSKSTLTHNTTTTITNFDHSEQYVDITMDDALSIDHKQEVVTEDKGVLTDPKPEDVTLTKTMAMATPLPSVNVPGLVCLFEPESELSHTLDSGLDRDHCSSISLVDISDCYTDDDDEDDDITDVTSGIFADEASAGDLNSSPSLARPLKSLQKQVGTPDSMDSMDLMPSAAGSTAEPFSPASSSSHPSSSSPKAMDSGYETENNESPEFVPKEPHNEPRDPETFTQPLGESVLDTSQDEEGGEEAEVAPPEDEDEPTLDEDVALAALQTTDKEKELAPLSEKNPYRDSAYFSDYENERLSRDEEDDKVGGDENVGVEEGEEEESLTEKRELSPLHIEDEEEGEETSALLLEESEDPEMGGCPTEECTHDEGLELGLELASHDEGLELGLELASNISGEVEEGSEGWPAQEEPSSLGDWAAEVVGAMEEALGELQRSSSTETNSVTKEEEERGRRDVEDSSEALESADVLEEASSEKSESIDKDVDDEENGHPARRRRSSSSSPPSIPPPPLPPMTPPPGRVSVTDGGEADEEDGDGDSDDSESDEEVRSYSVQEEHSGGEESGEENHAVPIVVSDCSDAHNLRSLLKMPTPLTSESLADDLLDRKKKVVSFFDDVTVYLFDQSPTKELAEHGFPPGAETSGQSSEGKQPTSDDSSDGNISEESAGYEWEDDFPLLPLPTSSSKMAASSSASTPSTPSLPTTSKAPEPKPVVQYSRFTVSPSHVSRFSITHVSDSDMDSGPGEQVAGSSEDGDRE is encoded by the exons GTTATCCTGGGGGAGGTGAATGCGGGTCTCAGCACCACCCAGGTGGTGGTTAAGGAGCTGAAGGCCAGTGCCAGTGTTCAGGACCAGATGCACTTCCTGGAGGAGGCCCAGCCATACCG TGCCCTCCAGCACCCAGCCCTCCTGCAGTGCCTGGCACAGTGCACTGAGGTCACCCCCTACCTGCTGGTCATGGAGTTCTGCCCTCTG GGTGATGTGAAAGGGTACATGCGGAGCTGTTGGGCTGCAGACACAATGACCCCTGAACCCCTGATCCTGCAGAGGATGGCCTGTGAGATCGCCTCAGGGCTCCTGCACCTGCACAAACACAACTTCATACACAG TGACCTGGCCTTGAGAAACTGCCTGCTGACAGCTGATGTCACAGTGAAGATTGGAGACTACGGCCTTTCACACAACAAGTACAAAGATGACTACTTTGTGACGTCAGACCAGATGTACGTGCCACTGCGTTGGATCGCTCCAGAACTCATAGATGAAGTTCATGGCAACCTACTGGTAGTAGGCCAGAGCAAACAGAGCAACGTCTG GTCTCTGGGCGTGACTATCTGGGAGTTGTTTGAGTTGGGAAACCAGCCGTACAGACactactctgacagacaggtccTGACCTACGCCGTGAGGGAACAGCAGCTCAGACTGGCCAAGCCCCTGCTCAAAATACCCCTGGCAGAGCGCTG GTATGAGGTGATGCAGTTCTGCTGGCTCCAACCAGATCAGAGGCCCAATGCAGAGGAGGTCCACCTGTTACTCAGCTACCTGTGTGCTAAGGGGGCCAACGAGGCCGAGGAGGACTTTGAGAGGCGCTGGAACTCCCTGCGTCCCAACCCCAACGCTGGCCCCAGCAGCAGCCTCCACCACGGGGCAGGAGCCCTGGCCATTG acctcccctcctcctccttccccctgctGGAGCAGTTCTCTGGATGCGATGGCTACCAATGCGAGACAGGAGATGATATACTGACCGTGACCGAGACCAGCCACGGCCTGAACTTCGAGTACAAGTGGGAGAAGGCTCAGGCGGGGGCCGGGGCGGAGCAGCCTTACCACCGTGCTGCCTCGTCCTCCAGCGGTACCCTGGGGGCCGTCAACCACCACCGCCAGGACCTGTACTACCCCCCTGGGCCAGGGGGCATGGTGGGGGGCTGTGGTGGGGTGGAGATGGACGGGCTCACTCTGGGGGTGCCCCCCGCCTACTACGAGCCCAAGATGCTGCATGGTCCTGGGGTTGGGGTGTTGCCGGTGCTCAGCGCCCACAGTCCTTCAGTGAGCGCTGAGTACTACATCCGCATGGAGGAGCCTGGTGTGGACTATACCATGTGCTCCTACAGCCCAGACTACCAGGGCAGCAATGGGAGCTTCCTGACCGGCAGTGGCAGTGCAGACTCAGGGGAGTGTATTATGGGAATGGGTGCATGTCCCTCCCAGGCCCACTCCAAGCCTGTAGACTCGTACTGGTCGGCAGATATCCGTAAAGCTGGGGGTGGTGGAGCGTATGATTCGGACCCAGACGGAAGCCCGGCCATCTCCCTGACCATGGAGCCCCTACTGGGGCAAGTCTCTGACTCCAGCCCCCTGAGACCCTGGGAGGCTGGTCACTACGTCTCCTACAAGGACCGGGACGGGGGGTTCTACTACGAACACTCACCCCCTATGGGCATAGGCCACCACATGGGCCTGGGTCTGGGGATGGACCAGCACCAGCACTATCTGATGGGGCGGGAACACTCTCCCCCCGAGCCCCACCAGGAGAGCTGGGGGTCCCGGAGCCTGCGTCAGGCCCTGGGGGAACTGGAGAACCCTCTGGGGATATCTCCCTCCATCAGTACCCCTCCCCAGGGTGGTGGTCCTCCTTTTGGGGTAGGGGACCCCTACCTGGTGACGACCCAGGGACCAGGCTCCATCATTGGGGGGAGTAGCGTCACTGGAGGTTACTATGACATGATGGGTTCTCTGAGGAAAACCATGCCGACCATGCGAAGCCACACCCACTCAGTCAGCATCACCATGGCGTCGGAAGAGGCCCTCTTCATTGGTCACCGTGACAGTGACTCGGACGAGGAAGAGGATATATTCTCAGAGAGGCAGACAATCAACAGTAGTAACACCTGGCCCTCTAACCACTGCACTAACAACAATAGTCTAGGCCTGGGCCGTAGTAGACAGGCTGGCTGTAGGCAACAACAGGATGCCTATGTAGACTTCCACTACACTATGCCCACTACCGACATAGAGGACTCGTGGCCTGAGGAGCACAACCTGACCTCCCGCTCCTCTGTCTCTGCTGCAGTTAAACCCATAGACTACCTGGAGGGTACGGCGGCTTCGGCTAAAGACAGCAGCTGTCTATCCCTGGGGAAGCATCATACCCTGGTACCCTCCGGCGACGCCTACAACACATACATCTATCTGTGCcacgagagggagggggagagggaggtgaagCCGCCACCAATCGAGCGCTGCCACTCTCATTTCGTCGACCCCCTCACAGGCCTAGTGGTGCGAAACTACAGCTGTGATGACTACAGAGATCAGATTGTAGAGATTCCCAACAACGACGAAGAGAGTGTGAATCTGTCTCCAGCACCAGGAGGGCCTAGTGTGTCTAAATCAACCCTgacacacaacacaaccacaaccataaCCAACTTTGACCACTCTGAGCAGTATGTTGACATCACTATGGACGATGCCCTTTCCATAGACCACAAGCAAGAGGTTGTCACAGAAGACAAAGGGGTTCTCACTGATCCTAAACCAGAGGACGTGACTCTGACTAAAACTATGGCTATGGCTACCCCACTTCCCTCAGTGAATGTGCCTGGCCTAGTCTGCCTGTTCGAGCCAGAGTCAGAGCTGAGCCATACATTAGACAGCGGCCTGGACAGAGACCACTGCTCCAGCATCAGTCTAGTGGACATCTCCGACTGCTATACCGACGACGATGATGAAGACGATGACATTACTGACGTGACCTCAGGGATCTTCGCTGACGAGGCGTCGGCCGGGGACCTtaactcctccccctccctggccCGTCCCCTCAAGTCCCTGCAGAAGCAGGTGGGAACACCCGATTCCATGGACTCCATGGACCTGATGCCTTCAGCGGCCGGCTCCACCGCAGAGCCATTCAGCCCTGCCTCTAGCTCCTCCCACCCATCTAGTTCCTCCCCCAAGGCAATGGACAGCGGGTACGAAACAGAGAACAACGAGAGCCCAGAGTTCGTCCCCAAGGAGCCCCACAACGAGCCCCGGGACCCAGAGACATTCACCCAGCCACTGGGGGAGTCTGTCCTGGACACCAGCCaggatgaggaggggggagaggaggccGAGGTGGCTCCACCGGAGGATGAGGATGAACCTACTCTGGATGAAGATGTGGCTCTAGCAGCCTTACAGACCACAGACAAAGAGAAGGAGCTGGCCCCCCTCAGTGAGAAGAACCCTTACAGGGACTCTGCCTACTTCTCTGACTATGAGAACGAGCGCCTATCCAGGGATGAGGAGGATGACAAAGTGGGGGGTGATGAAAATgtaggagtggaggagggagaagaggaggagagcttGACAGAGAAGAGGGAACTCAGCCCTCTTCAtatagaggatgaggaggagggagaggagacctCAGCTCTTCTTCTGGAGGAGAGTGAAGACCCAGAGATGGGGGGATGCCCGACAGAAGAGTGCACCCATGATGAAGGGCTGGAACTGGGGCTAGAGCTGGCTTCCCATGATGaagggctggagctggggctagAGTTGGcctctaatatctctggagaaGTAGAGGAAGGGTCAGAGGGATGGCCTGCCCAGGAGGAGCCCTCTTCTCTGGGAGACTGGGCAGCAGAGGTGGTGGGGGCTATGGAGGAAGCCCTGGGGGAACTCCAGAGGAGCAGCAGTACTGAAACAAATTCTGTTACcaaggaggaagaggaaagaggGCGAAGGGACGTGGAGGACTCATCTGAAGCCTTAGAATCAGCAGACGTCCTAGAAGAAGCATCTAGCGAAAAGTCAGAGAGCATCGACAAGGACGTTGATGACGAAGAGAACGGACATCCCGCACGACGTCGAcgctcctcctcgtcctcccctccctccattcctcctcctcctctccccccaatGACTCCCCCTCCGGGCCGGGTGTCGGTCACAGATGGGGGGGAGGCGGATGAGGAGGACGGAGATGGTGACTCGGATGACAGTGAGTCAGATGAGGAGGTGAGGAGTTACAGTGTTCAAGAGGAGCatagtggaggggaggagagcggGGAGGAGAACCATGCTGTACCCATCGTGGTCAGCGACTGTAGCGATGCTCATAACCTACGTAGTCTACTGAAGATGCCCACCCCGCTCACTTCCGAGTCGCTCGCTGATGACCTGCTGGATCGAAAGAAGAAGGTGGTGTCATTCTTTGATGATGTCACTGTCTACCTGTTTGACCAG AGCCCGACTAAAGAGCTGGCTGAGCATGGTTTCCCTCCAGGGGCTGAGACCAGCGGACAGAGTTCAGAGGGCAAACAACCAACCTCTGATGACTCCTCAGACGGAAACATCTCAGAAGAGA gtgCAGGGTATGAGTGGGAGGATGACTTCCCCCTGTTGCCCCTCCCGACTTCCTCATCCAAGATGGCTGCCTCCTCCTCAGCCTCAACCCCTTCCACACCCAGCCTACCCACCACCTCCAAGGCCCCGGAGCCCAAACCAGTGGTGCAGTACTCCCGCTTCACCGTCTCCCCTAGCCATGTGTCTCGCTTCTCCATCACACACGTCTCCGACTCCGACATGGACTCTGGTCCAGGTGAG caggtagcAGGGAGCAGTGAGGATGGggacagagagtag